The genomic region AGTTGGCTGTCTGCATGAATGGAATCTTGAACTTCAAGCCCGGTTGTGTGATTGCTTCTCCAACAGGATCACCAAACTGAGTGATGATAACCTGCTCGGTTTCGTGTACGATGTAGAACCCATCGATTGCTGTTAAAAACAGCACTAAACCAATTACGACGGCAATTATTCCTTTTGCTTGACTCATCTTAGTTACCTCCGTCGTTTTGATTAGTTGAACTGCGGGCTCCATCTAACTGAAGCTGAAGCAGTGGCAACACATTGTTTCCGTTTTGATCTGTAATAATCTTCTTACCCATTTTTGGTATGATATCTTCCATGGTCTCCAAAAAGATCCTTCGTTTTGTAACCTCCGGAGCTTTTATGTACTCGGAGTATAAATCGTTAAAGCGAGATACTTCACCCTCGGCTGTGTTCACACGCTCCGAAGCATAACCTTCAGCCCGCTGAATGGTTTCCTGGGCTTCCCCTCGTGCTCTTGGAATCACACGATTGTAATCGGCACGGGCTTGGTTAATCAACGTTTCTCTTTGCTGTTGTGCCTCATTAACTGCATTAAAAGAGGGCTTGACCGGATTCGGTGGATTGATATCCTGGAGAACCACCTGCTCGATGGTAATCCCCATTTCATATTCAGTAACCAGAGATTGAATGAGCTGTTGTACCTGTATAGATACTTCGGCACGGCCAACCGTGAGTACTTCGTTTACGGTACGATCACCTACAATTTGGCGCATCGCAGCCTCTGAAATATCTGATAAAGTAGATTCGGCGTTACGTACTTTAAACAGGTAGCTGTATGGATCATTGATTCGATATTGAACCACCCATTCCACATCAGCAAGATTCAAATCACCGGTTAACATTAGCGATTCGTCCTCATACCCTGCTTTCTGATATCGTGTTTGAACGCCGGCCTGAACCGTACGATATCCAAATTCTTGTTTTAGTTGTCGTTCTACGGGAACCAATTCCACCTGATCGATGAGTGGCAGTTTATAATTCAATCCCGGTTCAACGGTTTCTACAAATTTACCCAACCGCACTACAACTCCTACTTCTTCGGGATCAACCGTGAAGAAGGTAGAAAAGCCGAGCAGAGCAACAATCAATCCGCCAATAATAAGCCGGATGTTTTTTGAAATCTTCTCGAACTGCGGCGGTACATTAAAATCAAAATTTTGATCTTGAGCCATGTTCTGTTCTTTGTGATTAATATTATCAAAGCAACTCGCTGGCAGCCTGTTTTAATCGGTGCGAATTGCCTTATTCTTTTTTAAATCTTCAGGCATATGATAGTAGTATCATCCGCCAATTGATAGTTACTGAATTTCTGAACAGTCCGTTTTATTTCCTGTGCAATTTCATTAGCCGACAGGTTTTCTGTATCAATTGATTCTATCAGCCTCGGCACTTCATCAAAACCAAAACGTTCGCCTTTTTCATTCACTGCTTCCGGTAGTCCATCAGAATACAGGAGGAAGAAATCTCCTTTTTTCATGGTGATGGTTTCGGCATTGTATTTAACTCCCGCTCTCAGCCCCAATGGGAAAGCTGGAGCCGGCGTATGGATATATTCTGCAAGCCCGTTTCTCTTTAGAATGGGGCGGCAGTGTCCCGCATTGGCAATGCTCATTTTCATGGAATCAAAATCGTACCGAGCCAGTGCACAGGTGATGAATGTTCGTTTGTCTGTTCTCGAAAATATTGGTTCGGTAATCTGTGACAATACCTCGTCCGGCATATCTTCCTTCATTCTGGATAGCAGCAATCCACTGGTAAATACAGCCGGCATTGCCGCCCGCATTGCCTTACCGGAAACATCCACCACAACCATTGTCAATGCTGTCGCCTCTCCTTGTCCATTTTCTGAGAGCACGTAATCAAAGTAATCGCCGCCTACCTCAAACGAAGGTAGAAAAAATCCGTACACGTCAATTCCATCCGCTTTGGGGGGCTGAAGGGGCATCAGCTTATACTGACTTTCGCGAGCTATCTCAATTTCTTTTTCAACCCGAAGATGCTGGGCTATTCGTTCCTCATATTCCGGGATGTATCCGCCAACTTCGGAAACGGAAAATCCATATCGGTAGGCAATAAACCCATAAATCAACGGTCCCGCCAAAACAAATGCCTGAACCCAACTCACATAGGCTACTTCCATCGACTCAGAACCAATGTAAGGCTGAATCATGAAGAACACATTGAAAAACCATAAAGCGGTACATACACTAAGTAATCCAAACTCCCGGATTGCATAAATCAGGACAACGGCTATGCCCAGATAAATCGCAAGGTCTTCAAATACCGAGCCGCTTGTACCTATAAGACGCCCTAAAACGGTAATACAAATACCACTGAATATGATTGAGAGAATTCCAACCAACCAATCCCGCTTAACCCAATGATTAATGATTGAATACACAAAGCCTATCTGTGCAACACACACCAACCAGGTAACCGTCATCGCACTCATATTAATAGTCAACAGCCTGGGTTTAATACTTGCCTCTGCAAAACCAAACTGGCTGTCGATTTGGATCAGGTAATCTCCCATTAAATATATTAAGGCGGACATGATCCCGATGAGAATCCCCCCAACCGCAAAACCGTGGATAATACCGGCTCCGGTTTCACTGATAAAAAACTTTCGCTGCCATAAGGCATCAATTACATCAACCTGATTTTGTTTTTGAGAACGGGCCAGTGCTTCCCAGCTTATATAGGCCAGTGAGCCATACAGCCCAACCACCAAAGCAAATAGCACGCTGTTTATGGTAGCCCCAAATAAACCTGCGTTACTCAGAAAGTCATTAAATGTGTAATAGAAGAAAATGGCACGCCAGCCATAGGTGGTTAAAGCCACAACTATGAAGATTACAAGAGCGCGTCTCCATTCTACTTTTCCTTTAAAAATGTTTTGAACCCCAACCGTAAAGACCAGAATTGCAAGGATAAATAAAGCTACAAACAGAGCATATGAAAAGTATAAATCACTATCGTCTTCAATTGACGTACTGGCTTGCAAGTTTTCGGGCTCAAACTGGTTCATTGCTGCAAACGACTCAATACTGAACCCAAATTCGGTCCTGAATCCGGATTCATTATCAATTTCCCGAACCACGGGCTTGAGATTCAGTGATAGTAACTCGGGCGTATCCGTTACATCTTGCTTCCTTTCCCAGGTAATATCGAGGGTATTAGCACCCCCATTTTCCAGAACAACCCTGTCATTCCGCTCTTCCAGGATTTCAAAAGTGGAATCATCTGAATTTTCTTCTACGATTTCATATTTATCGAGGTCATATCCTAACGTATTTCCTACCAGCTCGTTTGCAATCGCTAACAGAGAATCGCCTTGTAAAAAGGTGGGATTTGGGTTTTCATCATGAGCGTTTAGTCGAATCACCCGCCCCGAGTTAGAAACATTTAGCTGGAGCCGGCCAACATCATCAAATAACTGTCCCGTTGAGGCGAACATACCGTTATTTCTATTTTTGCTGCCTATAATCGTTTCCCAGCTTTGGATGTGCACGTTTGCTTTGTTCAGCTTTGCCGGATTTGTTTCCTCCGTCAACGTGTCTTGCAGGGTTTTCAGGTATTTGAGATGCTGTTTACGCATCGTCATCATGGCGAGAGAATCGGTGGAGAACCCAAGCCGGGGTGCAATATCCGCAAGCCGCTCCTCAACAGTTTCTTTGCTTTCTGATATGGGACCAGCCGCATAGAATTCAATATCGGGACGGACAAGAAAATAGCTCGCCAACCCGGCTAATCCACAAAAAAGTAATATAAAAGTACGTCGGTTTAACAACGAAATGCGCCCTAATTAATCTTGTGTCATTAAAAAATGACCGGAGTTAACAGTAATAAAAGAAGCTACGATTTTTTGAAGGCTTTGTTACTAACCTTTTGACCCAATTTGCATTAAATCAGTTATTGGATCCCTGTTCCCGAATAAACTCAATTTTAAAGACGCTTCCTTTTGTCTTTGAGCTTTCCATAATTTCGAAGTCACCTTCCAGCTGGCCGGCCAATGTTTTAATGAGTGTTGAACCCAATGAGTCAGAATCCGTGAACTTATCGATTTCGAAACCTTGCCCTGTATCAGAGATGATCATCTTTATTTTGCCGTCCTCTTCAGTCATCTTCACATTAATCTTGCCATCTTGCTGACCTTTAAAAGCGTGCTTGAAAGCATTCACAATTAGCTCATTAATAAGCAGTGAACAAGGAATAGCCTGATTGATACTAAGAGAAATCGGATCTACTTCCGCAGAAAGTTTAATATTCTTTTGGCCATTCATGTGCATACTGCTAATGGCCTGCAGTAAGTCGTTTACATATTTATCATAATCAATGTAGGCCAGCGATTCACTTTCATAAAGCATTTCGTGCACTAAAGCTATCGACTGAATCCGCATTTGGCTGTCGCTGAGTGCTTTCTCTACCTCGGTATTCTTGGCGTTATAACTTTGCAGTTGAAGCAGGCCTGAAATGACCGCAAGATTATTTTTTACCCGGTGGTGAATTTCTGCAAGCATCACCTCTTTTTCTTTAAGGGAACCCCGAATTTCTTCTTCCTGCTTCTTGCGCTCCGAAATATCACTGGCCACCGAAACCGTCCCCACCTTATTCCCTTGCGTATCCATTAGCTCTGCTTCAGAAAATAAAACCGACAGTAAATGTCCGTCTTTGTGGACCAGCGAAAACTCAAATGACTTTTTGTCCTTTCGGTTTTGCTCATATTCCTTCCTCATCCCTTTCATATTATAGAAATCTCTGATCGGGCGGTGTGTCATTTCTTCTACCCGATATCCCATAAGGTTGGCGGCAGCAGAATTAACCCTGATCAGGGTGCCATTGTTATCCGTTACAAACAACGCTTCCTGTATAGATTCAATAATATTGTCAACATATGCTTTGGAGACGGTCTTTTTTTGAAGTCCGGCTGCCATGGAGTTAAATGCCTCAGAAAGTTCTCCGATCTCATCTTTGGAAGCCACTTCTATCCTTTCATCCAACTTTCCCTCACCCAATTTCTTGGCAGTAGCGCTTAACCTCGCCAGGGGATTTGCTATAGATCTGTAGATATACACAGCCAGAACAATAGCCAGCAATACGGAACTGAGTGTTGCTATATAATTTATTAGCTCCGCTCTTTCCAGTGAGTTCGTAAGCTGAACGTTCCGTTGTTCCTGAATGGACAACACAAAACTTCGAAGCTGAGTTATTTCCGGAATGATGTTATTACGGAAATAAGGTTCAATTGAATTGATGAACATGATGTTAGCCTGGGCAAAGTCCTCTTCTCCAAGATCTAACCACTGTTCTGCTATCGATTTGTACACTTCGTAGCTCATCAACAGCTCATTCACATCCTCCGGCAATCTTTGATCCTGAACTAGCAGATCTTCCAGTTTTGCATAGGCCGTTTCAAATTGCTTCAGCTCTCCTTCAAATTGTGAGATAAGCTCTACTACAGCCGGAAGCTCCTGTACGGTATCGTAGTTTTTTTCTACCACCAGGGCTTCTCTTATTCCGTTTAAAAAGATCAGGCTTTGGAATAAGCTGCGCTCCATTTCCCCGGTATAAATTACAACTTCGGATGCCTCATTAACCGATCGTAGCTGTTCCTGTCTAATTTCCGATGTAAATTGATCAGAAATAAACCCAACAACAGCCAGCAATAAACTGATGCAAATAAAGCCAATTATAATTTTTGTACCGAGTCTCAAGGCCAATAAAAATTAAAGAGTTGAACGCCTTCCATTATAGAGATTCCATGCAGGAATCTCTATAATGTTAAAATTAAAAAAGACTCATGTAACGTTTGGCGCCAAGCTTAGAAAGAGAGCAACTCTTCTATCTTGCCTGCAATCTTATCGGTTGTTGGCAGCACTGAGTTCATCAGGTTAACATTATAAGGAACAGGGATATCGGGCATGGTTATACGCTCAACCGGTGCATCCAGGTAGGTGAAGGCTTCGCGCACAAGAACGGCTGCAATCTCCGCCCCGAACCCGGCCGTTTTGTTATCCTCATGGACAATCAAGCAACGGTTTGTTCGGCGAATGGAATCTAAAACAGCTTCCTTATCCCAGGGCATTAATGTTCTGAGGTCAAGCACATCTGCAGAAACTCCCAGTTCTTCAACGGCGGCTTCACTTCGTTCACACATAGCTCCCCATGTAACAATGGTAAGCTCCTCTCCTTCTCTCAGCTTTTTTGCTTTTCCAAAAGGTACAATAAAATCGTCGCCCGGATATGGTTTGCGGGCATACTTTGCGTCTAATAAATTCCTGTGCTCGAAAAAGACCGTTGGGTTATTACTTCTCATGGCTGACCTCAATAAACCAACCGCGTCTTCAGCGTTGCTGGGCATGGCAACCTGCCACCCTATAGCATGGGTGAAAAATACTTCGTTACTCATGCTGTGCCATGGGTCTCCACACTTGGCAAAACCACCGGGCATACGAACTACAATGGGCGCAGCAAATCGGTTCGCTGTTCTCCAGCGCGTTGTCCCGCAATTGTTGAGCTGCTCTGTTGCCGGATCTGCATATTTCCTGAACTGAATTTCAGCGACAGGCATTAAGCCTGAATATGCCAAACCTACGGCCCGACCGATAATCCCTTCTTCCGAAAGGCTGGTGTCAAACACCCGATCCTCTCCAAATTCAGACTGTAGATCCATTGTGGCTGCATGAACACCTCCTTTCATTCCAACATCTTCCCCAAAAACCATCACTCTGGGGTTGGTTTCCAGCTCATACTTCAGCGTTCGGCGGATCGCTTCCACAATGTTAATGCGCTGCTTTTCAGGCTTCGCTTCTTCAGACGACTCCGGAAACTCGTGTCCTTCAACAGCAAGCCCGCCAATGGTCTGAATTTCATCTTCTGCAAAAGCAAACTTTTCGGTTTGGGATGTATCCGGCTGTGGACGGTTCAAGGCTGCTTCTGCCGCTTCTTCAATAGTATCTTTAGCCTTCTTCTCCCAGTTCTTCCAGGTTTTTTCGGTGATTTGATCCGGAACCATATAGGCTTTCAGTTTTTCAAGCGGATCATTTTCTTTCTCTTTCTTGATTAACTTCTCATCCTTATACGCTTGATTATCCTGGTAGGAATGTCCGTTTAGCCTTGGCACTGTTAAACGAATAAGGGCCGGGCCTTTTCTTCCCCGAACATAATCCACAGATTCTTCCAGCAGGGAAGCAGCTTCTTCCGGATCGGTTCCGTCACCGTCATAGATTTTCAGGTTGTTAAAAGACTGAAGGTTGTTGCTGATTTTACCACCCGGCGTCTGATATTCGCTTGTTACAGAAATACCATATCCATTGTCTTCAATATAAAACAACACTGGCAGGTTCTGGGTGGTGGCAATTGTCAATGCCGACCAAAATCCATTGGTGGCTACCGATCCATCACCACCTAAAATTACAGAAATAGCTTTTTCGTACTCTTTTTCTTCGAGCACATTTTTACGGTACTCAATTCCCTGAGCCCAACCAATGGCAGGTGTATATTGGGAACCTACGTCCCCGGCCATCGGCAACACTTTGGGGCCGTCGGCATCCGGTTTATTACAAACCACTCCGATATCACGTCCGTCACTGTAACCTCCCGATTTACCCATGGGAGCCGCCATAGCATCTTCTTCTGAAAGCCCAAGTGTTAGCAGCAAAGGACGGGAACGGTAATATGCACTGGCTGAGTCGTGCTTATTGGTAAGCAGCTTTCCTAATAAAATCTGACCAAGCTCATGCCCACGAGCAGAAAACTGATACAGTACTTCTTTATTGGGAACCAGCTCATTTTCCTCCTTATCGTCCATTGCTCTTGAGGTAAGCATGAGCCGTGCGACGTCTTTCCAGTCAACGTCTTTAGTTGTTTTATTCTTCTTTTTAGATGCCGTTTTTTTCTTGGCCATAAATAAAGTTCTTTACTGCTTACTTCTTAGTTACTTCTAAAAATGATTGTTCAAAATGGTCCATTTCTTCTGAAAGACCCACCGTAATCCTGATGCAATTTGGCAATCCAAAAGCATTGATTCGGCGCAAGATTACTCCCTTTTCCAACATATTCTGGGTGAATTCTATAGCTTCCTCTTCCGATGGAAGAACCATCATCACGGAGTTTGAAATTGATTTTACGTAGTTAACATTTTGTTCATCAAAAAACCTGTACAACCGCTGCTTACTTTCTTCAACAACATCAATACTTTTCTGCAGAAACTCCTGATCGTTGTATGCAGCAAGTGCGGCCGCCTGGCCGAGTGTAGTGGGCTCAAAAGTGAGTTTTGTTTTCATCATATTGCTAATGAGTTCTTCATTGGCAATAGCATATCCCACTCTGAATCCGGCCAATCCGTACGCCTTCGAAAAAGTTCTCAATACAATGATATTGTCGTAGTCATAATCCAGAGCTTGCGGGTAATCCTCAACGCCCTTTGTGTACTCAAAGTAAGCCTCATCCATTACCACAAGCACATCTTCCGGCACTTGTTGCATAAACCATTCAAATTCTTCTTTATTGATATAAGTACCTGTAGGGTTATTGGGATTGGCAATATACACCATTTTGGTATGCTCATCGATAGCATTGGCAATGGCTTTTACATCATACCGGTAATCCGAAGTCATGGGGATTCGCTTCAAGTGAACCCCTCTAACCCCAATCTGCACAAAAAACCCTACAAAGGTTGCATCGGCTGTTACGGCATTTTCTTTATTGAGGAAAAACGTTTTACAGAGAATAGAAATAATACTTTCTGATCCGGACGCGAGTAATACATTTTCACTGTTTACTCCATTTCTTTCAGCAATGGCAGCTCGAAGTTTCCGGGCAACCGGGTCCGGGTAATCCTGAATTTCTTTAAACGCCTTATCGATTGCGTTTTTAACTTTTGGACTACATCCCAGTCGGTTCTCGTTGGAAGCAAGTTTGGCTATTCTTGTTGGTTTGTATAAGTCTGCTACTTCTGCAATAGTCTTACCCGCAACATAGGGTTTTAGCGTTTCTATATTACTGGGTACTAACGGTTTACCAGTTTTTGTAGTCATTAAGCCTTAACTTACTATTTAGGATTTCTAACAGTGTGGAAATTTACCACTAAAAAAGCGCTTTTTCCAAGCTCGCGCCAACTTATCCGAACTATTTGTAAATGCATTTGTTTGAATCATTAAATCTAACAACAAAAATACCAACGTATTAATGAGTAAGACGATTTTAGTTACCGGTGCCAGCCGCGGTATAGGATATGAAACTGCACGAAAGCTGGCTTCAGAAAATCACACAGTTATTGCTACTGCCCGTTCACAAGATAAGCTACAGGAACTTTCAAATACTGCAGAGAACGGAAAAATCATAACTGTTGCGGCTGACCTTACGAAGCCGGAAGACATTACCAAAATCGCTGCTGCTGTAGAAAAAGCTAAAGGCCTGGATGGGTTAATAAATAATGCCGGGGCTGTTCATCGGCAAGCTTTTATGGATACCGACATCGAAGTATTTAAAAAGCTCATGGATGTGAATGTGTATGGAATTGTTCGTCTCACTCAAGCACTGAAGGCACATCTCAGGAAGGGAAGTCATATTCTCAATATTTCCAGTATGTCGGGATATCAGGGCAGTTTAAAATTTGGGGGATTATCTGCTTATGGTGCCGCAAAAGCTGCTGTTGTTGGTCTATCTGAAGTGTTGAGTGCCGAATTCACTGAAGATAATATTGCCGTTAATTGTTTATGTATAGGAGCAGTACAAACCGAAATGCTGGAAAATGCCTTTCCCGGCTTTGAAGCTCCGGTTTCTCCACAACAAATGGGAAGCTATATTGCGAACTTTATCCTAACCGGGCACCAATTTTATAACGGAAAAGTATTACCGGTAGCATTAAATGATCCGGGTTAGTACAGTATGGTATTGGCATTTATTATTTACTAACTTCGGTAAAATCTAAAATTCTATGAGACTATAATGCGTACATTTTCAGCACTCTTTCTTTGCATCACGATCATCTTTTCAGCATCCGAAGCAACCAAAGGTCAAACCATTGAGCTTTTGGCCGGCAATACATTGAACGGAGCTGTAAACGGAACTCTTTTAGGAGGGGCAACGATGGCTTTAAATAATAGCTCTGATTTTGCTCCATTACGTGTTGGGGTTGGCCTTGGAACTTTATATGGGGTTGGTGTGGGAGCTTACGACATTGCCTCTTCAGGAGGGCAGCAACTGATTGTGCAGGGTTTATTTAATGATGGCAACAACACCAGCATTATTGTTTTGCTGGATACTTTTTATGGAGCAGCTGCCGGTGCCGTGGTTACAACATCCGTGATGTTGGTTGCCAATGAGCCGTTAGTAGAAGGATTGCAATATGGGGCCGGTATTGGAGCATGGGTAGGTTTCGGAGTAGGACTCATTGATGCATTTGCTCTTTCAAAACGAGTTACTCCTACATCCACTGCAATGAAAAGCTCTGTTCCTAATGCTGATGGATTAGTAGGCATTCAATTCAATAATAAAACCAGCCTTGGTTTAGTTTCTCCGGCCATAACCACAACCTATCAAACAACCGATAGCGGATTATCACGCAAATTCAACCCTTCTGTAAACTTCGTTAACCTGAAAGTTAATTTTTAGGCTCAGCCAGTTTTTTAATGATCGCCTTCGTTGTTTCCATATGTCCGGATAAGGAGTGATGCAGGCCATCCGGTAGGTAGTTCCAGGCATTAGGCTCACCTTCTCCCATTCGTTTTGCCGAAGCATCCACTATTGCCCCTTGCTTACCGGAAACTAAATCCTGCACCGGACCTAAGTCCTCCGGTTTGATAGTGAAGTCATAAAGCAGATTCTCTTCCAGCATTTCATCAATAACAGGAGCAGGTGTAATCCAAATCAGCGGGTTTTCCACTCTTGATTCCAATACTGATTGGATGGTTTCTATATTCTCCCAGGTTTCTGAAAGAGGTAATAAGGTGCGATCGGGAGCAATATTTAACCGCTGTGCATCAAAAGTGCCTAATGCTACAATCACCCAATCCGGTTCATGAACCACTACATCGCGATCAACACGTCGTAGAGCTTCTGCCGTTGTATTGTAAGAAACACCCGCGTTAATGAAATTGAAGTTGGCTTTTTCCACCGATATTTCCAGTACATGCTTCAAAATGGTAAACCAGCCCTGTGCATCTTCTGTATTTGAGTCTCCAAAGGCTACGATGGTTTCATCTCCATCCATTGGGAGTTTATCCAGGCAATCTACAATTTCATCTTCCTTAAGAATCTCCAGTGCAGCCTGCCGGGCATTTTCGTCATAATTCTCTCTGTACTCTTTGAGCTCTTCTTCTGTAATTCCAAATAAACCGGCTTCCGATTTTACATCATTTTTACCGGGGAAAAGAGGAATTCGTTTTGTAATGTGATAGAAAGGCAGCATAAACTGCTCCAGAATTCCTTTTTCTTCGTCCGTCGCTTTTTTATTTGCCATTTTATTATCTGTATTCTTTTATAAGTTTGTCTGCTAATTTCTTAACACCGGTACCTGCATTCTCTTTATAGTGCTCCCATCCGTCAAAATCATAAAGTTGAGGGTCGGAGGGATCAATGATGTATTTAGGGATATGTGTTTTTGCATAATCAATCAATCCTGCGGCCGGATAAACCACTAAAGAAGTACCCACCACAATAAGAATATCAGCTGTAGAAACTTCGATGGCGGCAGGTTCTATCATCGGTACCATTTCGCCAAACCAAACTACATGCGGTCGTAGCTGAGCTCCATCCTTTGCGGTATCTCCCCATTTAATGGGGTCAGCACCAATATCGATTACGACAGATTCATCCTCAACACTTCGGGCTTTTGTAAGCTCTCCGTGTAAGTGCAGAACCTGAGTGGAGCCGGCTCGTTCATGTAAATCGTCAACGTTTTGGGTAACTACAGAGACATTAAAATGATCTTCAAGATCTGCTAATGCTTTGTGAGCTGAGTTGGGTTTGGCTTCCGCAGCTTGTTTTCGTCTGAGGTTATAAAATTCGAGAACGTTTTCGGGATCTTTATTCCAACCTTGTATAGAAGCCACTTCGTTGACGTCGTATCCTTCCCAAAGTCCACCGGAATCCCTGAATGTAGAAAGGCCGCTCTCTGCACTAATTCCGGCCCCGCTAATTACTACGATCTTTGGATCAGGCATTCACCATTGAAAGTTTAAACCAAGAACTGTCCATTTTATACTCTTCTACCACATCAGCATTGCCACCATACTTATACGTTTGCATGATAGTGTTAACTTCATCCTGTAACGTTTTGATAGCATTTTGAATCAGTTCATTATTAAATCCCTGATCTCCAAGGTTGAGTGTAAATTCCATAGAAATAATGCGGCCTAATGCTCTGCCAAGTTCTACCAACTTACGTTGTGGCATTTTTGGATCAAGCTCGAAGTTCAACCGCTCTTTAAAATATTCCGAAGAGCGTGAAGTGAGGTGGAATTCACTCAGGAAATCATGAAGATTATTGTTCTTCAGCTTTCGCATCATCTTCAACACCGACTCACTAATTTGTTGATATAGAATGTCATTAGAGCCTTCGAAAATTTGAAACGGGCGGCTGTCAATAACCGAACGGCCGGCAATGCTATCCAATCGGTAGCCCATGGCTCCTTTCAATTGTAATAGTGATTGTGATGCCCGTTGCATGTAATCCGTGACAAGTGCCTTAATAGCGTTGGCCTCCAGATCCATTCTGGATGTATTTTTTTCTAGCGGGATGTTAGAACTGGTAAAGTTGCACATAGCCGAACAGACTGTAAAATAAGCCTGAATTTCAGAAAGCCGGTTTTTAACCTGATCATAATTGATCAGGCTTTGTCCACCTACAAACCGCTCTTTGCAGTGCTCCATGGCTTCATCCATCATACGACGAAGGAAACCCATCCCCATTCCGGGAAACTGAAGCCGGCTTCGGTGAAGAAGGTCCAGCATCATGGTAACCCCTGTGCTCTTGGGCTGGAGCTTGTGAGATTCATCAACTTTTATATCAATTTTGTTTTTGCCATAAGGCAGCATGTAAAGCCCAAGATTGTTGTAGTATTCTTCTACTTCAATACCTCCATTTCGGGTATCGTGTATAAAGAAAGATATATCCCGGCCCAAATCGCCTTTGTCGTTCATATTTCGTGCTGTGATCAACCAGTAATCTGCCATACCGGTAAGCCCACCCCAGTGTTTGGTGCCCTCAATTTTATAGGTATCATCGCCGATTTTCTGATAGGAAGTTTGCATCTTCAATGCATCTGATCCAAAATCAGGCTCGGTAATCATCAAGCCACCCAGTTTATTGGAATTTATTACTCGATTGAAGATATCTTTCTTAACCTCTTCATTTGCATAGTTTGCCACAGGCTGAAGAAATAATGCTCCATTTATCCCCATCATAAGGGACAAAGGTAAAGACTCGTAAGAGCTGGCTTCCAGCATTGCGAGTGCTTCAGCAGTGTGACCGCCATAGCCACCGTATTCAGATGGGATAAAAGCACCCAGAGGAGATAAATCCATAATCTCTTTTAACGTGGATTCTTCAATTCCTCGTACCAGTGTATTTTCTTCCGCTTCACTACTCTGTGAAAAAATATCGAATAGCTTTTGTTTGTAGTTTTTCAGGAATTTTTGGAAATCCGTAGCCATAACTTC from Gracilimonas sp. harbors:
- a CDS encoding acyl-CoA dehydrogenase family protein; the protein is MATDFQKFLKNYKQKLFDIFSQSSEAEENTLVRGIEESTLKEIMDLSPLGAFIPSEYGGYGGHTAEALAMLEASSYESLPLSLMMGINGALFLQPVANYANEEVKKDIFNRVINSNKLGGLMITEPDFGSDALKMQTSYQKIGDDTYKIEGTKHWGGLTGMADYWLITARNMNDKGDLGRDISFFIHDTRNGGIEVEEYYNNLGLYMLPYGKNKIDIKVDESHKLQPKSTGVTMMLDLLHRSRLQFPGMGMGFLRRMMDEAMEHCKERFVGGQSLINYDQVKNRLSEIQAYFTVCSAMCNFTSSNIPLEKNTSRMDLEANAIKALVTDYMQRASQSLLQLKGAMGYRLDSIAGRSVIDSRPFQIFEGSNDILYQQISESVLKMMRKLKNNNLHDFLSEFHLTSRSSEYFKERLNFELDPKMPQRKLVELGRALGRIISMEFTLNLGDQGFNNELIQNAIKTLQDEVNTIMQTYKYGGNADVVEEYKMDSSWFKLSMVNA